The Pectinophora gossypiella chromosome 15, ilPecGoss1.1, whole genome shotgun sequence genome has a window encoding:
- the LOC126373043 gene encoding ADP-dependent glucokinase — MAGAPLKLGSMVSFCIVLYAVYYRNRDGGDERLSPVHQQLLALERASVVGAGARQPRVALGYGACHDLFVNATQLLDARRLRHAPQHYNDISNKDQFLESFAYFFKHGAAAERFVSNSELYDDLIEQALKLPDSRWALGGNAPLMARRFHMEGWKVLLAAKMSKKLKTYIPEEISIVGGEANEEVKDDVHMILEYKADEKFGSLTAPRANRYIVHNDENNPLLSSLEKFGEYIPEFNPNLLVISGLQMMDNYPFKKDGRDLRAERLELVKQQIVSQPASTLTHFEMASYVDLELLLHLTTKVLPFVDSVGMNEQELSNLYRVLEFGQVSVVTDSNPRVAAALDQMRNTFQLIRNKNQQHGSNRRLTRMHVHTLAYQAILTVRGSNWKRTAAATAKASLTAHRYVCNSQNIALEKSKLLLDDSFSTTTDNDNTSRVFFEPTKPVSCWDELLDNEQVEICVAPVLICTEAQLTAGAGDNISAAGLVLQVEK; from the exons atggCCGGTGCTCCGCTTAAGTTAGGTTCTATGGTATCGTTCTGTATCGTGCTGTATGCCGTGTACTACCGGAACAGGGATGGTGGCGACGAACGTTTGTCGCCGGTGCACCAACAGCTGTTGGCGCTCGAGCGCGCGAGCGTGGTGGGCGCGGGCGCGCGGCAGCCGCGCGTGGCCCTCGGCTACGGAGCGTGCCACGACCTGTTCGTCAACGCCACGCAGCTGCTAGACGCGCGCCGGCTGCGGCACGCGCCACAACACTACAACGACATCAGCAATAAAGACCAGTTCCTTGAGAGCTTCGCTTACTTCTTCAAGCATGGTGCTGCTGCAGA GAGATTTGTATCCAACAGTGAGCTCTATGATGACTTGATTGAGCAAGCATTGAAATTGCCTGACTCAAGATGGGCTCTCGGAGGTAATGCCCCCCTGATGGCTAGGAGGTTCCACATGGAGGGATGGAAGGTTCTACTTGCTGCTAAAATGAGCAAGAAACTGAAG ACTTACATTCCTGAGGAAATCAGTATAGTCGGTGGTGAAGCAAATGAAGAGGTGAAAGATGATGTACATATGATATTGGAGTACAAAGCTGATGAGAAGTTCGGAAGCCTCACAGCGCCCCGGGCCAATAGATACATTGTACACAATGATGAGAATAATCCTCTGCTGAGTTCCTTGGAGAAATTTGGAGAGTACATTCCAGAGTTTAATCCTAACCTACTAGTCATTAGTGGTCTTCAAATGATGGATAACTATCCCTTCAAAAAAGATGGAAGAG ATTTAAGAGCTGAGAGACTTGAACTAGTCAAGCAACAAATAGTATCCCAGCCAGCCAGCACACTGACACACTTTGAGATGGCAAGTTATGTTGATTTGGAGCTTCTCCTGCATTTGACCACAAAAGTTTTGCCATTTGTAGACTCTGTGGGCATGAATGAGCAAGAGTTATCCAACCTGTATAGAGTTTTAGAGTTTGGACAAGTGTCAGTTGTGACAGACTCCAACCCCAGAGTTGCTGCAGCACTGGACCAGATGCGCAACACTTTCCAACTGATCAGAAACAAGAACCAACAACATGGAAGTAATAGGAGACTGACCAGGATGCATGTACACACCTTGGCCTACCAGGCCATCCTCACCGTCAGGGGCTCCAACTGGAAAAGGACAGCCGCCGCCACTGCCAAGGCTTCTCTCACAGCACACAGATATGTATGCAACAGCCAGAACATTGCCCTGGAGAAATCGAAGTTACTTCTTGACGACAGCTTCTCCACCACAACAGACAACGACAACACCAGCAGAGTGTTCTTCGAGCCAACCAAGCCTGTATCTTGCTGGGATGAATTGTTGGATAATGAGCAAGTTGAAATTTGTGTAGCACCAGTGCTGATATGCACGGAGGCACAGCTCACTGCGGGAGCAGGGGACAACATCTCCGCAGCTGGCCTCGTGCTACAGGTGGAGAAGTGA